One Bos taurus isolate L1 Dominette 01449 registration number 42190680 breed Hereford chromosome 25, ARS-UCD2.0, whole genome shotgun sequence genomic window carries:
- the EMP2 gene encoding epithelial membrane protein 2 isoform X1 — MLVLLAFIIVFHITSAALLFVATIDNAWWVGEEFFADIWKVCVNNTNCTELNDSVQDFSTVQAVQATMILSTILCCIAFLIFLLQLFRLKQGERFVLTSIIQLMACLCVMIAASIYTDRRKDIHEKNEELYAQTSGGSFGYSFILAWVAFAFTFISGLMYLILRKRK; from the exons ATGTTGGTGCTTCTGGCCTTCATCATCGTCTTCCACATCACGTCCGCGGCCTTGCTCTTCGTCGCCACCATCGACAAT GCCTGGTGGGTAGGAGAGGAGTTTTTTGCAGACATCTGGAAAGTGTGTGTCAACAATACGAACTGTACGGAACTCAATGACTCTGTTCAAG ACTTCTCCACGGTGCAGGCGGTCCAGGCCACCATGATCCTGTCCACCATCCTCTGCTGCATCGCCTTTCTGATCTTCTTGCTCCAACTCTTCCGCCTCAAGCAGGGAGAGAGATTTGTTTTAACCTCCATCATCCAGCTCATGGCTT GCCTGTGTGTCATGATCGCAGCTTCCATTTACACAGACCGGCGCAAAGACATTCACGAGAAGAACGAAGAACTGTATGCCCAGACCTCGGGCGGCAGCTTCGGCTACTCCTTCATCCTCGCCTGGGTGGCCTttgctttcaccttcatcagcgGCCTCATGTATCTGATACTGAGGAAGCGCAAATAG
- the EMP2 gene encoding epithelial membrane protein 2 (The RefSeq protein has 1 substitution compared to this genomic sequence), whose translation MLVLLAFIIVFHITSAALLLVATIDNAWWVGEEFFADIWKVCVNNTNCTELNDSVQDFSTVQAVQATMILSTILCCIAFLIFLLQLFRLKQGERFVLTSIIQLMACLCVMIAASIYTDRRKDIHEKNEELYAQTSGGSFGYSFILAWVAFAFTFISGLMYLILRKRK comes from the exons ATGTTGGTGCTTCTGGCCTTCATCATCGTCTTCCACATCACGTCCGCGGCCTTGCTCTTCGTCGCCACCATCGACAAT GCCTGGTGGGTAGGAGAGGAGTTTTTTGCAGACATCTGGAAAGTGTGTGTCAACAATACGAACTGTACGGAACTCAATGACTCTGTTCAAG ACTTCTCCACGGTGCAGGCGGTCCAGGCCACCATGATCCTGTCCACCATCCTCTGCTGCATCGCCTTTCTGATCTTCTTGCTCCAACTCTTCCGCCTCAAGCAGGGAGAGAGATTTGTTTTAACCTCCATCATCCAGCTCATGGCTT GCCTGTGTGTCATGATCGCAGCTTCCATTTACACAGACCGGCGCAAAGACATTCACGAGAAGAACGAAGAACTGTATGCCCAGACCTCGGGCGGCAGCTTCGGCTACTCCTTCATCCTCGCCTGGGTGGCCTttgctttcaccttcatcagcgGCCTCATGTATCTGATACTGAGGAAGCGCAAATAG